The following is a genomic window from Pseudomonas purpurea.
CCACATTGGGGTTTGGCGTGGACAACTACAATGAACACCTGATGGAACAACTGGCCGATGCTGGCGACGGTAACTACGCCTACATCGATACCCTGCGCGAGGCCCGAAAAGTGCTGGTGGATCAGCTCGGCTCGACCCTCGCGGTGGTGGCCAGGAACGTCAAGTTGCAGGTGGAATTCAACCCGGCGCAGGTCAGCGAGTACCGTTTGCTGGGTTATGAAAACCGTGCGTTGAAGCGCGAAGACTTCAGTAACGACAAGGTCGACGCTGGGGAAATCGGCGCCGGGCACAGCGTCACCGCGTTGTACGAAATCGTGCCCAAGGGCCAGCCGGGCTGGCTTGAACCATTGCGCTACACCAACGGCCAGGCGCATGAGGCGTCCGGTAAAACAGAGGAATTGGCGATGCTGCGTGTGCGGTATCAAGCACCGGAGGGTGGCAGCAGTCGTTTGATTGAGCGGCCGATTGGCACCACGGTCGGAACCTTGGCCAGTGCCAGTGATGACCTGCGGTTCGCCGCCGCCGTGGCTGCCTTTTCGCAACAACTCAAGGACGGGCGCTACACCGGCGCGTTCGGCTTCAAGGACACACTGGCGCTGGCCCGTGGCGCCCGGGGCGATGATCCGTTCGGCCTGCGCGGTGAATTCGTGCAACTGGTCGAACTGGCGCAGAGCCTGCAAACTCCAGCACCGAACCTGGGTGAGCGCGCCACCTCATCGGTTGAGTCACGGCTTGAATAGCGCCAAGGAGTCCACTATCGACAGCTCTGCCACCACGGCGTCCGGTGTCGACACCGCCAGCAGCGATGAAACGCTGCTGGCGCGCTATCGCGCTGGCGACGGTCCGGCCTTCGAGGTTTTGTACCAGCGTCATCGCCGGGGCTTGTACGGTTTTTTGCTGGGGGTGAGCGGCAAGGCCGAATCGGCGGAGGAGGTTTACCAGGACACCTGGCTAAGCCTGATCCGCAGCACCACTCAACCCGAGGGACGGGCGAACTTTCGGACCTGGCTGTACCAGATCGCCCGTCATCGCCTGATCGACTACTGGCGCAAGCACGGCATTCGCTATCCGCTGCACGACAGCTACGACGAGCAACTTCACAGCGTGCTCGATGACACCGCCAGCCCGGAGCAGTTGCTCAGCCTGAGTCGCGATAGCGAGCGTCTTGAAGCCGCGTTGCAGGCGCTGCCGGCCGATCAGCGTGAAGTGTTTCTGCTGCGCGTTCATGGTGAGCTTGATCTGCCGCAGATCGCCACTCTGACCGAAACGCCACTGGAAACGGTCAAGAGCCGTTTGCGTTACGCCCAGCAAAAACTGCGTCGGCTGCTGGCCGAGGAGGTAATCACATGACTGACGCCCGTCACACACCGGACCGCGAAGACGACGATCTGCTCAAGCACGTTCGCCAGCACCGAACCGCAGAGCCGCCGGCCAGCCTGGATGCGTTGATCCTGGCCACCGCCCGTCGCGAAACGCCCGTGCCCAAGCCCGGCTTGTGGCAACGCTGGTTGCACGCGTGCCAACGGCCGCGTTGGCAAGTCGCTTTCGCGAGCCTCACGGGTGTCGCGTTGATGCTGGTGATGGTCCAGCGTTCGCCTGAACCGCCGCAGCCTTACGAGTTCGCACCAGAGGCCACACGTTCTGCGCCGCCGGCCGCCAAGCGTGAGGCTGCTGAAATGGCGTCGCCCCCGGCACCGAGCGCCCCCGCTGGCGCGTTGTCAGCCCCCGCACCGGCCGCGCCGGTGGCCAGTTTCGCGCAGCCGGCACAGCGTGAGTCGATCAGCGCCGAGTACGAGAAAAAGGCTGCCGAACCCATGGCTGACGAAGTGCACGTCAGCAAGCGCGCAGCGGCACCGCTCGCAACGCTGGATCAAGGGTTGCGCGAGGTATTGCGCCTGCGTGAGGCCGGCCAGACCCAAGCGGCGGACGCCCGGTTGGCGGCCTTGCACAAACGGTTTCCCAAGGAGGACCTGGAGGCCCGGCTGGAGGCTTTGCGCACGCCATAAAGTCGATTGCGTTCAACGCATTGGTGTCGGTCGTGCAAAGCGAGCATTATCAACACCATTGCTGATGCGAAGGAGACTAAACGTGACGCAACGAGTCGACCGCATTGCCCAACTCCTCAATTGCCCACGCAAGGGTGAGGAAATTCGCCAGGCCATTGCGCAAAGTCGCAAAGAGGCCAACGCGGCGCAGGAAGAAGACGAAGCCCCCGCCGAGCCACCTTCGGCGGGTAAGCCCGAGGCTGAGCACCCTATTTTGCCGAGCGAAAACCCTGCACCCCGCACAGGCTGACATGGAGCGCGACACACTCGATCACACAGTCGAAACCGATTTCCAGCCGCAGGTGATACCCGGGCTTGAGCGGTGTCAGGCAGACTTTGACCCGGCCGCTGAAATCGGTGCCGTGCATCTCCATTTCGCTGATTTCTTCAATCGACACGTCGAACGTGCAGTGGGTCAGCGGATCACTGGCGGGCCAGCTCGAGGGCAGGCAGCGCAACAGGTTCAACGAACCCTCGAGGTGCAGCTTCAATCGCCCCTCGTGAAACACCGGCCCTTGGGTGTACGGCTCTTGAGGCGTGGAAGCGTGCCCGAAGACCTCCTTCCAGCTCTGCGGGTTGTCCACACTGAACAGCCAGTCGTAGCCACCGCGATCACGCGCAGGTATCTCTCGGCAGGTAGCCAGAGAGGGCAGGTTGGCGCGGATCAGATCGTCGCGCCACACGTCCCTGGCCGTCGCCAGGTACAGCTCGAACAATCCCCGAGAGTTGTTGATCGACTGCCAGCCCTTGGGCCAGGACGGGTATTCGTAGATGTCGAACCCATCCTTCTCTTCGTCGATGTCCCATACGTCGTCGAAATCGGTGTCGGGGTCCGCGAGGGCCAGCTCCAGAAATTCGAACCGGGCCTGACGATGCCGGAAAGTTTCCCGAGGTTCAGGCATCAGGCAATGCTGGCGGAGCAGTTGCTCAAGTTCGACCGGGTCATTCGGGTTGTAGGCGCTCAGGAGGGTTTCATGGGTTTCCTGAAAGAAACAGCTCACCAACAACCGCAGCGTTGGCGTGAATGGCTGAGTACCGTAGGGGCAATGCAACATGGGACCTCCTGTCCTGATCGGCAGACAATGGCCGGACTTTCCCGGCAGCCACAAAAAAGCCTCAGGCCGTAAGACCTGAGGCTTTCTCGTTGAATCATGGTGCACCAGGCGGGATTCGAACCCACGACCCCTGCCTTCGGAGGGCAGTACTCTATCCAGCTGAGCTACTGGTGCATGTGCGGGCGACATCATACCCATGTCGGTTCGGGCCGTCCATGCCGGTTTTTTGAGCGATTTGATTCCCCTGCCTGTCCCGTCACCTTCTTGCGGCGCGGTTGAAGCGTTGTCCGCCGATTCCGGCGCGAGCGCTTCACAACTGTCGCCGGTGAACGTCCCTTTGTTTGCTTTGCTCCATGGGTCGTGGCGCTCTAATTTGCTGCGCATTTGCGCGCAGATCTCTGACGTTCACGGCGCGTCAATGCAATCAAAGGATCAGTGATGCTCGATATTCCTCGGCGACAGCGATTGGTGGGACGTTCGGATCTGTTTCAAGGTATGCCCGAGCCGCTCATTCAGTATGTGGCCACGCATTGCATTGAGCGCTCGCTCGGTGACCGGGATGTGTTGTTCCTCAAGCAGGACACGCTGGAGTTCCTGGCGTTGGTGGTGGAGGGGCGGGTCTATTCGATGGTGCATGGGCCGGACGGACGCGAGCAGATTGTGGGCACTACCGAAGTCGGGCAGGTGGTGGGCGAGTCGGCGCTGATTGACGGGCATGCGCGGGAAACCTCTGCCTATGCCTGCGGCCCGACCCGGATCCTGCTGTTGGGGCGGCGACACTTCTCGGTGTTGTGCGCCGAGCCTTTGTTCGTGCGCCGGCTTCTGGCGCTGTTGATGAGACGCCTGCAAAGCGTCATGGAATTGCTGGAGATGGTCTGCCTGTATCGGCTGGAGTCGCGGCTGGCGCGTTTTCTGTTGGCCAACATGGAGGATGACGATCTGAGTGTCGCCACGTTGCCCAGCGTGCTGATGCCGCAGAACCAGGGGGTCCTGGCCTCGATGCTCAACACCAGTCGGCCCAAGCTCAATGTCCAGTTGCAACTGTGGCGCCGGTTGGGGCTGATCAGCAGTCAGCGCGACCGGATCGTGATCAACGACATCGACCATTTGCGGCGCAAAGCCTGTGCGCTGAATTAGTTGTAGGAGTGTTCCCAAAGTAACAGCGAAGGAAAAAACCGCGCCACAGACTGCCAGCTCATCTAGGACGCACAGGGAGTGCTGGCATGGAGGGTTCTATTCGCGCGGGTGTGCAGGTTGCGGTGATCGACCAACTGTTCGAAGCGAGTTGGCGAGCGGTTTACCCCGAGCTCAAGCGCCGGGCCAGGCACCGGGCCAAGGGCAATATGGAACATGCCCAGGAATGGCTGTCTGCCACGGCGATCAAGGCCCTGCTGTTCTTCAGGCGTTCTCCGGAACGCATCAGGGACCCGCAGGGTTTTCTGTTTCTGGTTCTCGATCATGTGTTTTTCGACAGTTGTCGACGCACGTTGCGCGAGGGGCGTTTTTTCGATCATTCAATCGATCTCGAGCAGGATCACCAAGCCATCCTGGCCGCCCCCTGTGTCTCGGTCCTTGAGCAGACCGAGCTGTTTGAGCGCCTGACCCAGGTCCATCGGGTGGTGGCGAAACTGCCACTGACTCAACAGCGCCTGTTCGAAATGAAATTTGTCGAAGACCTTCCCTACCCGGAAATCGCCGCCGTGCTGGGGATCACGTTGCCTCTGGTGCGCAAGCGCGTGCAGATGTTGCGTGCGGCGTTGCGTTGAACGAAGCGGGTTGTTTCACAGCCAGGCCTCTGGCGCGTTCTAGTTCTGTGAGCAACCGCTGCTGACGAATGTGTCCACCACCACCGCGCCCGCTGTGGTGCTTTCGATCAAGGAGAGATGTATGACGGATCAGACGGTCAATTCCCAGATAACCGACGCCGTAACCCAGACCAACGTCAAGGTGGTGGCCGAGGCGCCGGCGCAAGCCATCGCTTCGCTGTACCAGGTGGCGAGCCATTCCGCGGGGTTGTCTTTGCAGAACGCGGTCAACAGTCAACAGGCCCTTAACCAGATTTCCAATGCGGTGATCTCCAAGGCGGTCACGCTGATCATGAAGATTGGTGGTGAGTAGGTCTGATGGCAAGGGAGATCCGCCATGTTCTGGTTCAAACGAAAACCTCCGGTCCTCACCGATCAGTCATCAAGCCCCGAGAAACCTGCCGGCGAGCCTGGAAAGCAGGCTGACGGGCCGGAGTCGGGACCCGAGACGGCTCAGGCATCGCGCTCGATCATGAGCGTGATGAACGAGCATCTGATCAAGCAAGTGAACACCCCGGCCACGGATTCCACCGCGGCGCTGAACCAGCAGATCGTTCAGGCGGTGCAATTCACCAATTCCCAGACCCTCAGCTATGCCCCGGCGCAGATCGCCATTGCGCCGGACATGATGATCGGCCAGGGCCGCCGGCCTGGTCGCGCAGTCGGCAGCGGGGTACTTCGACGGTGTCAGCAAGCTGGCGCTGGCGGCCCAAGCGGTATTGATCAAGGAAATGACCAAGAACATCGCCCTGGAGAAATACACGGCCGCTGAAAAGGACGCCGAGGGCGCGTTTGTCACCGACCTGCTGGTGGCGGCCGCGGCGGCTGTGAGCGCCGCCGCAGGCGCCATGGAGGGGGCGGGTGCCGCCGCCGCGATCGAAATGATCGACAAAAGCCTCTCCACGTACAGCGACAGCGTGGCGAAACATGCTACGCGTGCCGCCTCCGGCCACGACACTGCCAACCCTGCACCGTAAAAGGAGTCGCCGATGAGCAAGGAAAACGAAAGTCCCATGGCGAGCATTCACCGGTTCGCCGAGCTATTCATGAAGCGCCCGCTGTCCCACGCCGAACGGCAAGTGCTGGAGGCGTTTGTGCAGGACAAGCCGCAGACGTTTGCCCAGGCGGCGCAACGGAGTATCGATCAGGTGCGCGAACAGACCGTCAGGCTGATCGAGGCCGACGAACAACGCACGAATGCGGTGATCGATCAGTTTCGAACCAGTGAAAACATACTCAAACATACCCCGCAAACACGCGAAGAATTGATAAAGCAGTTGTTAACGGCCCTTGAAGAACCGCCTCAGCCTTCCATCTTGACGGTGGAGGATGCGGACTTTAAGGCGCTGTTGATGGACTTGATACGCCAGGAAGTTAAAAGCGCCATGGAAGAGCAGATGAAGAACCTGGTTCAGCAGGTCGAGTCAACGCTGGCGCGGCTTAATGACCAGGGCGTGACGGCGGCCAGCAACTAAGTAACTGCCGATGAACTGCACGATTGAATATTCACATCCGCTGTTTTACGACGTTCATTTAATAACACGGAATGCACCGTGTAATAACAAAGGAAGTTAACTCATGGCAACTACCGTAAGTGAGCAAATCACCGACGCGGTCACCCAGACCAACGTCAAGGTCGTCGCTGAAGCGCCGGCCATGGCAATGGGGACCATCTATCAATCCATGGCCCATTCCATCGGCATCCTGTTCCAAAACTCGGTGTCGGCGCAGCAACAGCAAAACACCCTGGCCCAGGCCGCGGCGAACCAAGGCGTAATGCAGATCTACAGCGTGGACACCGGCGCTGCCGGGGCCGCCACGGAAAAAGTCAGCCAGGGCGGCATCGCCGACAACTTGTCCAGCCTCTTGGCCGTCATGAAGTCCTTTCAGAGTTGATTGATTGAAACCCTGAATCGCTTGCGTAACACCTTTGTCTCATACATGGAGTTTGACTAATGACCACTGTAAGCCCGCAAATCACCGATGCCGTTACCCAAACCAACGTCAAGGTCGTCGCTGAAGCACCGGCGATGTCACTTGGCACCGTCTATCAATCGATGGGGCATTCCACCAGCATCCTGTTCCAGAACGCCGTGTCGGCGCAGCAACAGCAAAACACCCTGGCACAGGCCGCGGCCAACCAGGGCGTGATGCAGATCTACAGCGTCGACACCGGCGCTGCCGCCGCGACCACGGAAAAAATCAGCCAGGGCGGTGTGGCCGACAACCTCACCAGCCTGCTGAGCGTGCTCAAGTCCTTCTCCCCGTCTTGAGTCGCTGAACCGCTGGAACGCCCCCTGACAACGCCCCTGCGCCTGACGGCCCAGGGGCGTTGTCGTGAGTGACGTTGATCAGATAACTTCTGCAAATGCGGCGTTTTCGTTCTTTTTTTCGAACAGCCTATTGTCCTTTACCCCCTTTGATCCTAGGATTCGTTTGAGATTTCAAACGCTCTTGTCTGGGTGCTGAACCGCACGTGTTTCAACCAGTGCGCTATTTATGTGCTTCGGTCCTGTGAATGATTTCCCTGACGGCAGCCCGTCAGATGAGGTGAAAACGACTGCGCTCGGTAATCCTGCGTTAAAAACAGGCTCGGACTGCTCATTTACAAACACGTAAACTCCGCGTCCTCGCCTGTTTTTGCCTTGTCTTACCTTCGCTCGCTACGTTTTCACCTCACCTGCCTGAGGCGCCTTTTTTATAATTAACAATTCGCCCCGCGCTTGCGCGGTGCTGTTAAGGAAAAGCCCACATGCAGCTCAAAGACACCCAGTTGTTCCGCCAGCAAGCCTACATTGATGGCGCTTGGGTCGATGCGGACAATGGTCAGACGATCAAGGTCAACAACCCGGCAACGGGTGAAATTCTGGGCACTGTGCCGAAAATGGGCGCTGCCGAAACCCGCCGTGCCATCGAAGCCGCCGACAAGGCCCTGCCGGCCTGGCGTTCGCTGACCGCCAAAGAGCGCGCGAACAAGCTGCGTCGCTGGTTTGAACTGTTGATCGAAAACCAGGACGACCTCGGTCGCCTGATGACCCTCGAGCAGGGCAAGCCACTGGCCGAAGCCAAGGGCGAAATCGTTTACGCCGCGTCCTTCATCGAGTGGTTCGCCGAAGAAGCCAAGCGCATCTACGGTGACGTGATCCCGGGCCACCAGCCAGACAAGCGCCTGATCGTGATCAAGCAGCCAATCGGCGTGACCGCAGCGATCACCCCGTGGAACTTCCCGGCCGCCATGATCACCCGTAAAGCCGGCCCGGCCCTGGCCGCCGGTTGCACCATGGTGATCAAGCCTGCTTCGCAAACCCCGTTCTCGGCCCTGGCCCTGGTTGAACTGGCGCACCGTGCCGGTATCCCGAAAGGCGTGCTGAGCGTGGTCACCGGCAGCGCCGGCGACATCGGCGGCGAGCTGACCAGCAACCCGATCGTGCGCAAACTGTCCTTCACCGGCTCGACCGAAATCGGTCGCCAACTGATGGCCGAATGCGCCAAGGACATCAAGAAAGTCTCCCTGGAACTGGGCGGCAACGCACCGTTTATCGTGTTCGACGACGCGGACCTGGATAAGGCCGTCGAAGGCGCGATCATTTCCAAGTACCGCAACAACGGCCAGACCTGCGTCTGCGCCAACCGCCTGTACATTCAGGATGGCATCTACGACGTCTTCGCCGAGAAACTCAAGGCTGCCGTGGCCAAGCTCAAGATCGGCAACGGTCTGGAAGACGGCACCACCACCGGTCCCCTGATCGACGAAAAAGCTGTGGCCAAGGTCCAGGAACACATCGCCGATGCCCTGAGCAAAGGCGCAACGTTGCTGGCCGGTGGCAAGCCGATGGAAGGCAACTTCTTCGAGCCGACCATCCTGATCAACGTGCCGAAAAACGCCGCCGTGGCGAAGGAAGAAACCTTCGGCCCACTGGCGCCGCTGTTCCGCTTCAAAGACGAAGCCGAAGTGATCGCGATGTCCAACGACACCGAATTCGGTCTGGCCTCGTACTTCTATGCCCGCGACCTGGGCCGTGTGTTCCGCGTGGCTGAAGCCCTGGAATACGGCATGGTCGGCGTCAACACCGGGTTGATCTCCAACGAAGTCGCGCCGTTTGGCGGCATCAAGGCCTCGGGCCTGGGCCGTGAAGGCTCCAAGTACGGGATCGAGGATTACCTGGAAATCAAATACCTCTGCCTGGGCATCTGATCGGGTAGTGTGTGCAGCGGACGGGGCACGAGAGCGATGCCCCATCTGCTTGTAAGGACGATTTTTCTCTGTGGCCGGGAAAGCTGTGGCAGTCGATCATCGCATGCTGCCGTAGTTGCCTCCCGCCATGAACTCCTTGAGCTACGCCGCCCTGAGCGGCGAATGAGGACATATGAGCAAAACCAATGCTTCTTTGATGAAACGCCGCGAAGCCGCTGTACCCCGCGGTGTTGGCCAGATTCACCCGATCTTCGCCGATTCTGCGAAGAACGCCACCGTGACCGACGTTGAAGGTCGCGAGTTCATCGACTTCGCTGGCGGCATTGCCGTGCTGAACACCGGTCACCTGCACCCGAAAATCATCGCGGCCGTGACCGAGCAACTGAACAAGCTGACCCACACCTGCTTCCAGGTGCTGGCGTACGAGCCGTACGTTGAACTGTGCGAGAAAGTGAACGCCAAGGTTCCGGGTGATTTCGCCAAGAAAACCCTGCTGGTGACCACCGGTTCCGAAGCCGTGGAAAACGCCGTGAAAATCGCCCGCGCCGCCACTGGCCGTGCCGGCGTGATCGCGTTCACCGGTGCGTACCACGGTCGCACCATGATGACCCTGGGCCTGACCGGTAAAGTCGTGCCTTACTCGGCCGGCATGGGCCTGATGCCGGGCGGCATCTTCCGCGCGCTGTTCCCGAACGAACTGCACGGCGTGAGCATCGACGACTCCATCGCCAGCATCGAACGCATCTTCAAGAACGACGCCGAGCCGCGTGATATCGCGGCCATCATCATCGAGCCAGTTCAGGGCGAAGGTGGTTTCTACGTCGCGCCTAAAGAGTTCATGAAGCGCCTGCGTGCCTTGTGCGACCAGCACGGCATCCTGATGATCGCTGACGAAGTGCAGACCGGCGCAGGCCGTACCGGCACCTTCTTCGCCATGGAACAGATGGGCGTTGCCGCCGACCTGACCACTTTCGCCAAATCCATCGCCGGCGGCTTCCCGCTGGCCGGTGTGTGCGGCAAGGCCGAATACATGGACGCCATCGCCCCAGGCGGCTTGGGCGGCACTTACGCCGGTAGCCCGATCGCGTGCGCCGCGGCATTGGCCGTGATGGAAGTGTTTGAAGAAGAACACCTGCTGGACCGCTGCAAAGCGGTCGGCGAGCGTCTGGTGACCGGCCTCAAGGCGATTCAGGCCAAGTACCCGGTAATCGGTGAAGTGCGTGCCCTGGGCGCGATGATCGCGGTAGAGCTGTTCGAAAACGGCGACAGCCACAAGCCTAACGCTCCTGCGGTGGCTGCTGTTGTGGCCAAGGCGCGTGAAAAGGGCCTGATCCTGCTGTCGTGCGGCACTTACGGCAACGTGCTGCGCGTACTGGTGCCGTTGACGTCGCCGGACGAGCAACTGGACAAAGGCCTGGCGATCATCGAAGAGTGCTTCTCCGAGCTGTGATCCGCCGAGTGTGACCTGATCGACAAAAAACCCGCTTCGGCGGGTTTTTTTCGTCTTATGAAACCTATCGGGGGCGATGGCACTGTATCGAAGTGCCAGCATTGTCTAAGGTGCAAGCATTGCCCTCGGAGCGTGCTGCATGACTGCTGTTGATTTACCCGCTGTGCCACGAGTGCTGATCGCAGAGGCCGACCCTTGGTCCCGCGACTTGCTCAAACAGGTGTTGTTGAACGTGCGTTGCGACGCTCGGCTGGATCTGTGCGCAGACGGTCAACAAGCACTGGACCTGCTGGGCGAGCATCCTTATGACCTGGTGATCGCCGATTGGGAACTGCCCGGTGTCGATGGCCTGAGCGTGCTGCGCAGTGTGCGCCAGCGACGGCGAAACCCGGTGTTGCCGTTCATTCTGATGAGCAGTCGCAATGACAGCGCCAGCGTGCGCGAAGCCTTGCCACTGGCGCCGACGGCGTACCTGACCAAACCCCTGAACATGGAAAGCCTGACCCAGCGTTTGCAGGACTTGCTGCTGAATGCGGGGGAGTCGGTGTCCTGCGACGTCCCGACGCTGGCGCCTGGCATGACCTTGTCGACATTCCTGGAGCGACGCCGCGAACTGGCGGACGGCGCGCCGTTGCTGACGGACGTGCAACTGGCGGTCAAGCGCAGCCTGAACCCCAATGGCCTGGACCTGAAACTGCTGGAAGAGGAAGTCCGCACTGACCCACAGGTCACTGCGGTGCTGATCGCCGCAGCCAACAGCGCTGCGCAGCATCACGGCAGCGCGGTGCAAACCCTGTCTCAGGCGTTGCAACGGTTGGGCACCGGGCAAAGCATGAATCTGATACTGGGCCTCACCCTCAAGCGCAGCGCGCGCCTGCGCGAGCCATGCCTGGCTGATTACGCCGAACGTTACTGGGAGTTGTCGCTGCGCACTGCCGAATACGGCCGAACCCTGGCGCGCTTGTTGGACCTGGATCAGGAACGCTGTTATTGCGCCGGCATGCTGCACCGTTTGGGCGACCTGGCGCTGCTGCGCTGTTTGCAGGAATGGAAGCAGGCTGGCGGTGAGCTGGACGAGTGGGAAGAGGTTGGCGATGCGCTGGAAGAGTTTGGTGCGGCTTACGGATCGGCACTGCGCACGCGCTGGCGCTTGCCGCTGGAGTTGCGTGAGCTGATTGCGGCGGTCTATCAGCTTGGGGGCGGGGTTTACTCCCGTGAAGCGCTGGTGATGAACATGGCCGGGCAACTGGCGCGGTTGACCGAGCATGAGGGCATTGAGGAACTGGCGAAGTGCCGGACGGCGCGATTGCTCAAGATCGGGTTGCCGGAACTGATGCGCTTGCGCAAAAAGTAGACCGATCCGTCCCTGTAGAAACGGTTTCTGTGGCGAGGGAGCTTGCACCCGCTGGGTCGCGAAGCGGCCCCAAAAAATGGGCCTGCTGCGCAGTCCAACGGGGGCAAGCCCCCTCGCCACAGGTATTGAGTTCAGCCGGAAAATCGTCAGGCGGAGATGATGCGGTTCTTGCCCTGGCGTTTGGCTTCATACATCGCTGCGTCGGCGCGGGCGAACAGGCTGTCGAGGGTTTCGTCGTCGGCGGTGAGGCTGGTCAGGCCCTGGCTGACGGTGATGCCGAACGTCTGGTCGTCGTGGCTGAAGCCCAGGCGCTGGATTTCCCGTTGCAGCCGTTCGGCTACGTGCAGGGCCATGTCCGGCGCACAGCCGGGGAACACGGCGGCGAATTCCTCGCCGCCGATCCGCCCAAACAGATCACCTCGACGCAGCGCCGCCCGGCCGCATTCGGCGATCCGTTGCAGCACGTTGTCGCCTTCCGGGTGGCCGTAGGTGTCGTTGATGCTTTTGAAGTCATCGATGTCCAGCAACAGGAACGCCAGCGGCGAGCCTTGTTGGCGTGCCTGTTCGAACTCGCGGTTGGCGCATTCGAAGAAGTGTCGACGGTTGCTGCTCTGAGTCAGCGCATCGGTGGTGGCCAGGCGTTGCAGCTCGGCTTCCAGTTGCTTCTTTTCGGTGATGTCTTCGGCAATGCCGACCACGATCACCGGTTGGCCAGGCTCGGCCTGGCGGTTGATGAAGCACTTGTCGCTGAGCCAGCGCACCTGGCCGTCAGCGGCGATAATCCGATATTCGCGGTCTTCCACGGCACCTTTTTCCAGCACCTCGGCCAGGCTGCGTTCGGCGTAGTCCAGGTCGTCGGGGTAAATGCTGTCACGCCATTCGTGGTAATCGGCCAGCAGTAAACCGGCGCAGCGGCCGAAAATCCGTTCATAGGCCGGGCTCACATACAGCACTTGCCGGGTTTCCCAATTGAAAGCCCAGAGCACAGCGTTGACGCTGACCAGCAACGAACTGAACAACTGTTCGCGTTCGCTCAGGCGCGCCACTTCGCCTTGGGCGTGCATCAACGCCATCAGGGTTTGCGCGGCTTCTGGCCACTGGGGGAGGGATGAGTCTATTAGGCTTTTATTGACCATCGGCACAACTCTCAAAGGG
Proteins encoded in this region:
- a CDS encoding RNA polymerase sigma factor, which gives rise to MDSSATTASGVDTASSDETLLARYRAGDGPAFEVLYQRHRRGLYGFLLGVSGKAESAEEVYQDTWLSLIRSTTQPEGRANFRTWLYQIARHRLIDYWRKHGIRYPLHDSYDEQLHSVLDDTASPEQLLSLSRDSERLEAALQALPADQREVFLLRVHGELDLPQIATLTETPLETVKSRLRYAQQKLRRLLAEEVIT
- a CDS encoding RebB family R body protein produces the protein MTDQTVNSQITDAVTQTNVKVVAEAPAQAIASLYQVASHSAGLSLQNAVNSQQALNQISNAVISKAVTLIMKIGGE
- a CDS encoding response regulator; this encodes MTAVDLPAVPRVLIAEADPWSRDLLKQVLLNVRCDARLDLCADGQQALDLLGEHPYDLVIADWELPGVDGLSVLRSVRQRRRNPVLPFILMSSRNDSASVREALPLAPTAYLTKPLNMESLTQRLQDLLLNAGESVSCDVPTLAPGMTLSTFLERRRELADGAPLLTDVQLAVKRSLNPNGLDLKLLEEEVRTDPQVTAVLIAAANSAAQHHGSAVQTLSQALQRLGTGQSMNLILGLTLKRSARLREPCLADYAERYWELSLRTAEYGRTLARLLDLDQERCYCAGMLHRLGDLALLRCLQEWKQAGGELDEWEEVGDALEEFGAAYGSALRTRWRLPLELRELIAAVYQLGGGVYSREALVMNMAGQLARLTEHEGIEELAKCRTARLLKIGLPELMRLRKK
- a CDS encoding sigma-70 family RNA polymerase sigma factor, producing MEGSIRAGVQVAVIDQLFEASWRAVYPELKRRARHRAKGNMEHAQEWLSATAIKALLFFRRSPERIRDPQGFLFLVLDHVFFDSCRRTLREGRFFDHSIDLEQDHQAILAAPCVSVLEQTELFERLTQVHRVVAKLPLTQQRLFEMKFVEDLPYPEIAAVLGITLPLVRKRVQMLRAALR
- a CDS encoding RebB family R body protein yields the protein MTTVSPQITDAVTQTNVKVVAEAPAMSLGTVYQSMGHSTSILFQNAVSAQQQQNTLAQAAANQGVMQIYSVDTGAAAATTEKISQGGVADNLTSLLSVLKSFSPS
- a CDS encoding Crp/Fnr family transcriptional regulator; amino-acid sequence: MLDIPRRQRLVGRSDLFQGMPEPLIQYVATHCIERSLGDRDVLFLKQDTLEFLALVVEGRVYSMVHGPDGREQIVGTTEVGQVVGESALIDGHARETSAYACGPTRILLLGRRHFSVLCAEPLFVRRLLALLMRRLQSVMELLEMVCLYRLESRLARFLLANMEDDDLSVATLPSVLMPQNQGVLASMLNTSRPKLNVQLQLWRRLGLISSQRDRIVINDIDHLRRKACALN
- the gabT gene encoding 4-aminobutyrate--2-oxoglutarate transaminase, with amino-acid sequence MSKTNASLMKRREAAVPRGVGQIHPIFADSAKNATVTDVEGREFIDFAGGIAVLNTGHLHPKIIAAVTEQLNKLTHTCFQVLAYEPYVELCEKVNAKVPGDFAKKTLLVTTGSEAVENAVKIARAATGRAGVIAFTGAYHGRTMMTLGLTGKVVPYSAGMGLMPGGIFRALFPNELHGVSIDDSIASIERIFKNDAEPRDIAAIIIEPVQGEGGFYVAPKEFMKRLRALCDQHGILMIADEVQTGAGRTGTFFAMEQMGVAADLTTFAKSIAGGFPLAGVCGKAEYMDAIAPGGLGGTYAGSPIACAAALAVMEVFEEEHLLDRCKAVGERLVTGLKAIQAKYPVIGEVRALGAMIAVELFENGDSHKPNAPAVAAVVAKAREKGLILLSCGTYGNVLRVLVPLTSPDEQLDKGLAIIEECFSEL
- the gabD gene encoding NADP-dependent succinate-semialdehyde dehydrogenase, whose amino-acid sequence is MQLKDTQLFRQQAYIDGAWVDADNGQTIKVNNPATGEILGTVPKMGAAETRRAIEAADKALPAWRSLTAKERANKLRRWFELLIENQDDLGRLMTLEQGKPLAEAKGEIVYAASFIEWFAEEAKRIYGDVIPGHQPDKRLIVIKQPIGVTAAITPWNFPAAMITRKAGPALAAGCTMVIKPASQTPFSALALVELAHRAGIPKGVLSVVTGSAGDIGGELTSNPIVRKLSFTGSTEIGRQLMAECAKDIKKVSLELGGNAPFIVFDDADLDKAVEGAIISKYRNNGQTCVCANRLYIQDGIYDVFAEKLKAAVAKLKIGNGLEDGTTTGPLIDEKAVAKVQEHIADALSKGATLLAGGKPMEGNFFEPTILINVPKNAAVAKEETFGPLAPLFRFKDEAEVIAMSNDTEFGLASYFYARDLGRVFRVAEALEYGMVGVNTGLISNEVAPFGGIKASGLGREGSKYGIEDYLEIKYLCLGI
- a CDS encoding RebB family R body protein is translated as MATTVSEQITDAVTQTNVKVVAEAPAMAMGTIYQSMAHSIGILFQNSVSAQQQQNTLAQAAANQGVMQIYSVDTGAAGAATEKVSQGGIADNLSSLLAVMKSFQS